A single Marinobacter sp. es.042 DNA region contains:
- a CDS encoding SDR family oxidoreductase, with protein sequence MSSKNLFDLTGKVALITGASRGIGESIARTLADYGAHVIVSSRKIDGCEAVASRIRDGGGSAEAYACHIGDMDQIESIWGHIEQTHGKLDILVNNAAANPYFGPVEDTDLGAFNKTVDVNIRGYFFMCARGAQMMKKAGGGSIVNVASVNGVNPGHYQGIYSVTKAAVISMTKSFAMELGQQKIRVNALLPGLTDTKFASALTTNEAIKKQAMAHIPMKRVADPGEMAGTVLYLVSDASSYTTGACINADGGYLTV encoded by the coding sequence ATGAGCAGCAAGAACCTGTTTGATCTGACTGGCAAGGTTGCCCTGATTACCGGTGCCAGCCGCGGCATCGGCGAGAGCATTGCCCGGACCCTGGCCGATTACGGCGCTCACGTCATCGTAAGCAGTCGCAAGATTGACGGTTGTGAAGCGGTTGCCAGCAGAATCCGGGATGGCGGCGGCAGCGCCGAAGCCTACGCCTGCCACATCGGAGATATGGATCAGATCGAGAGCATCTGGGGGCATATTGAACAGACCCACGGCAAGCTGGACATCCTGGTGAACAACGCCGCTGCCAACCCTTACTTCGGGCCGGTCGAGGACACAGATCTGGGTGCCTTCAACAAGACCGTGGATGTGAACATCCGTGGTTATTTCTTCATGTGCGCCCGCGGCGCCCAGATGATGAAGAAAGCCGGTGGCGGCTCCATTGTGAACGTGGCGTCCGTGAATGGCGTCAATCCGGGTCACTATCAGGGCATTTACTCGGTCACCAAGGCCGCCGTAATCTCCATGACCAAGTCCTTCGCCATGGAGCTGGGTCAGCAGAAAATCCGCGTGAACGCGTTACTGCCAGGGCTGACCGATACCAAGTTTGCCAGCGCCCTGACCACCAACGAAGCTATCAAGAAGCAGGCCATGGCCCATATCCCCATGAAGCGGGTGGCCGATCCGGGCGAGATGGCGGGTACGGTGCTCTATCTGGTTTCCGATGCTTCCAGCTACACCACGGGCGCCTGCATCAATGCCGACGGTGGTTATTTGACGGTCTGA
- a CDS encoding DUF6064 family protein: MNGADWLSYSLQDFVMFGPQVFLRLFVRINQDLWPWQLLAVVMAIFIPVLISRQSRAARRLAVGLMSLAWIVSGYGFLVGYFGPINWPAAWFGWAFVAQGALLAAAVFSGGVHNSGLPAGRFALLWLIAVCGLPWLAIVDSGQWEAVALFGIAPGTTAAAGALALALMTRTWRFLYLPLLVLWSLFSAAILWVLQTWWLLLTPVATLTLVGAGFWLSPRPAQSPD; the protein is encoded by the coding sequence GTGAATGGGGCTGACTGGCTGAGCTACTCGCTACAGGATTTTGTGATGTTCGGGCCGCAGGTGTTTCTGCGGCTGTTTGTCCGGATCAACCAGGATCTATGGCCCTGGCAGTTGCTGGCGGTGGTGATGGCCATTTTTATACCCGTGCTGATCTCCAGACAGAGCAGGGCGGCACGGCGTTTGGCCGTCGGCCTGATGTCGCTTGCCTGGATTGTCAGCGGTTACGGGTTTCTGGTGGGCTATTTCGGCCCCATTAACTGGCCGGCGGCCTGGTTTGGCTGGGCCTTCGTGGCCCAGGGCGCGTTGCTTGCGGCTGCTGTATTTTCAGGTGGCGTTCATAACAGCGGGCTTCCGGCTGGGAGATTCGCATTACTCTGGCTGATTGCAGTCTGTGGGTTGCCCTGGTTGGCAATCGTTGATTCCGGCCAGTGGGAGGCTGTCGCACTGTTTGGCATAGCGCCCGGCACGACCGCAGCGGCTGGAGCGCTGGCGCTGGCCCTCATGACCAGGACCTGGCGCTTCCTATACCTGCCGCTGCTGGTGTTGTGGAGTCTGTTCAGCGCCGCCATCCTGTGGGTGCTTCAGACCTGGTGGTTGCTGCTTACCCCGGTGGCGACTCTCACGCTGGTTGGAGCCGGATTCTGGCTCAGTCCCAGGCCGGCGCAAAGCCCGGATTAG
- a CDS encoding PQQ-dependent sugar dehydrogenase, producing MGILKHLVLTGTLMLVAVTSMANPTFSSDKTDFRLETIAQGLEHPWSLAFLPDGSMLVTEREGRLRIIRNGALLSTSISGLPELVVFGQGGLLDVILHPDFKQNQILFLSYAHRNRDGTTTRVARARLNEDSLSNVEVIFEALPRSNGGRHFAGRMEFDRDGNLYVAVGDRGDMDRAQDNGDDAGGVHRITTDGGPAPGNPFLETSGVNDTFYTTGNRNIQGMTIHPETGEIWSHEHGPRGGDEINIIRAGTDYGWPTITFGIDYSGLPITDETEKEGMAQPLHYWDPSIAPSGMAFYTGDLFPEWQGDLFVGALKMRKLVRLRIQDGKVTEEEDLLTDLGERIRDVRMGPDGALWLLTDSPRGKVYRMVPLQ from the coding sequence ATGGGTATACTCAAACATCTTGTACTGACAGGCACTTTAATGCTGGTTGCCGTTACGAGCATGGCAAACCCGACCTTTTCCTCCGACAAAACCGATTTCCGGCTCGAGACCATTGCACAAGGTCTCGAGCATCCCTGGAGTCTGGCGTTCCTGCCGGATGGCTCCATGCTGGTGACGGAGCGGGAAGGGCGGCTGCGAATCATCCGTAACGGCGCGCTGTTGAGTACCTCTATCAGCGGGCTACCAGAGCTCGTTGTCTTCGGCCAGGGCGGGCTGCTGGACGTGATTCTGCACCCGGATTTTAAACAGAATCAGATTCTGTTCCTGAGTTACGCCCACCGAAATCGCGACGGTACGACTACCCGGGTGGCTCGCGCTCGGTTGAACGAAGACAGCCTCTCGAACGTGGAAGTAATCTTTGAAGCACTCCCCCGCTCCAACGGAGGGCGCCACTTTGCCGGCCGTATGGAATTTGATCGTGACGGCAACCTCTACGTTGCGGTCGGCGACCGTGGAGACATGGACCGGGCCCAGGACAATGGTGATGATGCCGGTGGCGTTCACCGGATTACGACTGACGGCGGTCCCGCGCCCGGCAATCCTTTCCTCGAAACCAGCGGCGTTAACGATACCTTCTATACAACCGGTAACCGCAATATCCAGGGCATGACAATCCATCCGGAAACGGGCGAAATATGGAGCCACGAACATGGGCCCCGGGGTGGCGACGAAATCAACATCATCCGGGCAGGAACCGATTACGGATGGCCGACCATCACCTTCGGCATCGACTATTCTGGCCTGCCCATCACTGACGAGACCGAAAAAGAAGGCATGGCCCAGCCACTTCATTACTGGGATCCGTCCATTGCGCCATCTGGCATGGCGTTTTATACCGGTGACCTGTTCCCGGAATGGCAGGGGGATCTGTTTGTGGGGGCGCTAAAAATGCGCAAGCTGGTTCGCCTGCGCATTCAGGATGGGAAAGTGACGGAAGAGGAAGATCTACTGACCGATCTCGGCGAGCGTATTCGTGACGTACGCATGGGCCCTGACGGCGCCCTGTGGTTACTGACAGATTCACCAAGGGGCAAGGTCTATCGGATGGTACCGCTTCAGTGA
- a CDS encoding aldo/keto reductase → MADWFSRRQFLITAGLAGLALKSPVLFANTSKTPSSSPIMRRIPGTDESIPAIGMGTWITFNVGGDEQLIAQRTEVLKTFFELGGTVVDGSPMYGSAADVMGEALNALDGHDRIFAATKIWTGDESETRAEAARSSRRWGVDRFDLLQVHNLLGWQGHLETLKQMKANGEVRYIGITTSHGRRHREFAQIMEREPLDFVQLTYNVLDREVEDRLLPLARERGIGVIVNRPFQGGSLFRRFQSEPLPDWAGEAGVGNWAEFFLKYIISHPAVTCAIPATSKVEHMKENMGAMYGTLPDADQRQRMAGYVRSL, encoded by the coding sequence ATGGCTGACTGGTTCAGTAGAAGACAGTTTCTAATCACTGCGGGGCTTGCCGGGCTCGCTTTGAAGTCTCCGGTTTTGTTCGCAAACACCTCGAAAACTCCATCTTCATCTCCCATCATGCGCCGGATTCCCGGCACAGACGAATCCATCCCTGCCATCGGCATGGGTACCTGGATCACCTTCAATGTTGGCGGCGATGAACAGCTGATCGCGCAACGGACTGAGGTTCTGAAAACCTTTTTCGAGCTCGGCGGCACGGTGGTCGATGGCTCGCCGATGTATGGCAGCGCTGCAGATGTCATGGGCGAGGCGCTGAACGCTCTGGACGGCCACGACCGGATTTTTGCAGCTACCAAGATCTGGACCGGCGATGAATCAGAAACCCGGGCGGAGGCGGCGCGTTCGAGCAGGCGTTGGGGTGTTGATCGGTTCGATTTGTTGCAGGTGCACAATCTGTTGGGGTGGCAGGGGCATCTTGAAACGCTCAAGCAGATGAAGGCGAACGGTGAGGTTCGGTATATCGGCATCACCACATCCCATGGTCGCCGGCATCGGGAATTCGCGCAGATCATGGAGCGGGAGCCTCTGGATTTTGTGCAGCTGACCTACAACGTTCTGGACCGGGAGGTTGAGGACCGGTTGCTGCCATTGGCCCGGGAGCGCGGAATCGGGGTGATCGTCAATCGTCCATTCCAGGGTGGTTCGCTGTTCCGTCGGTTCCAGTCGGAGCCACTGCCCGATTGGGCCGGGGAGGCCGGTGTTGGCAACTGGGCGGAGTTTTTCCTGAAATACATTATTTCCCATCCGGCGGTGACCTGTGCGATTCCGGCGACCAGTAAGGTCGAGCACATGAAGGAAAACATGGGCGCGATGTACGGTACATTGCCTGATGCCGATCAGCGCCAGCGGATGGCGGGTTACGTGAGGTCGCTGTGA
- a CDS encoding GFA family protein, translated as MYTGRCLCGDISFEYDGTLGPVALCHCSQCRRAHGSAFSASAPVQKVRFRFVSGEDRITEFESRPGKYRGFCSRCGSQLYSRVDAIPGILRLRVGWINEPLGKGAAQHVFVGSKSDWFEITDELPQFEKTERTNDPH; from the coding sequence ATGTACACCGGTCGTTGCCTGTGTGGCGATATCAGTTTTGAATACGATGGCACTCTTGGCCCGGTGGCCCTGTGCCATTGCAGCCAGTGCCGGCGTGCCCACGGCAGCGCGTTCTCGGCCAGCGCTCCGGTGCAAAAGGTGCGGTTCCGGTTCGTATCAGGCGAAGACAGGATTACCGAGTTCGAATCTCGCCCCGGCAAATACCGGGGCTTCTGCAGCCGTTGCGGCAGCCAGCTTTACAGTCGTGTTGATGCCATTCCCGGGATTCTTCGGCTGCGGGTAGGCTGGATCAACGAGCCCCTGGGGAAAGGGGCTGCCCAGCACGTTTTTGTCGGCTCAAAATCCGACTGGTTCGAGATTACCGACGAGCTGCCACAGTTCGAAAAGACTGAACGAACCAACGACCCTCACTGA
- a CDS encoding (2Fe-2S)-binding protein has product MAEPERNPGVGPQGREYQRLLGQSGLDGESVLNEALQTTAGSRSGLFSLAQCLEQPSLLLRQAGIEYPDNAGPRTLRAYISVLQQDLALSVIAPLTLRLFRDGHASLPDAKRIFLAPADHPKQTVSRWFQLPGGEDVDEETFVRSAGVVTAEWYPVFRRQLGVSPGAYWSSIGLGLGAPFSALWNRVEPQALCQLAQGWLEQFQNDANQFIDWIPAVFGEQATAIPQRKGCCLKYLLPESGYCGTCGIHRKERFAALMPQERTTTPGQWQPGQ; this is encoded by the coding sequence ATGGCAGAGCCTGAGCGTAACCCGGGGGTCGGTCCCCAGGGACGGGAATACCAACGTCTGTTGGGTCAGTCAGGGCTGGATGGTGAATCAGTTCTTAATGAGGCTCTCCAAACGACGGCAGGTTCGCGAAGCGGTCTCTTCTCGCTGGCCCAGTGCCTGGAGCAACCGTCGCTACTGCTCCGCCAGGCTGGCATCGAATACCCTGACAACGCCGGACCCCGGACCCTGCGCGCGTATATTTCTGTGCTGCAGCAGGATCTGGCGCTCAGCGTGATTGCGCCGCTGACCCTGAGGCTGTTCCGCGACGGCCACGCGTCTTTACCGGATGCCAAACGAATATTCCTGGCTCCGGCGGACCACCCGAAACAAACCGTATCCCGTTGGTTTCAGCTGCCGGGCGGCGAGGATGTTGATGAAGAAACGTTTGTCAGGTCGGCAGGAGTTGTGACCGCTGAGTGGTACCCTGTCTTCCGGCGACAGCTGGGAGTCAGCCCTGGCGCCTACTGGAGCAGTATAGGTCTTGGATTGGGGGCGCCGTTCTCAGCCTTGTGGAACCGGGTCGAACCGCAAGCGCTTTGCCAATTGGCGCAAGGCTGGCTGGAGCAATTTCAAAACGATGCAAACCAGTTTATAGACTGGATTCCTGCGGTGTTCGGTGAGCAGGCCACGGCAATCCCCCAGCGAAAGGGGTGTTGCCTGAAATACCTGCTGCCGGAGAGCGGTTACTGCGGTACCTGTGGCATACATCGCAAGGAACGATTCGCCGCTCTCATGCCCCAAGAGCGGACGACAACACCAGGCCAATGGCAGCCAGGCCAATAA
- the dkgB gene encoding 2,5-didehydrogluconate reductase DkgB — protein MSFSALPKIGMGTFRLKGNDARDAVKSALSLGYRHIDTAQMYGNEAEVGDGITSSGIPRREIFLTTKIWHDQLHASDLINSLRDSLARLKTDHVDLALIHWPSPDDEVPMKEYLGALRDAQREGLAEHIGISNFTCAQMDEAKEILGDTPIFTNQVEVHPFLANRKVVEHAQKLGITVTGYMPLAVGKVMEDETLQRIAAERNLTPAQVAIAWVASRGVVPIPSSTRPGHQKANLEALVIELSKEEIRAIDELDRNERIANPGFAPAWD, from the coding sequence ATGTCATTCAGCGCACTTCCGAAGATCGGCATGGGAACTTTCCGGCTCAAGGGCAACGACGCCCGTGATGCCGTCAAGAGCGCCCTGTCCCTGGGCTACCGCCATATCGATACTGCCCAGATGTATGGAAACGAAGCGGAAGTTGGTGATGGCATTACCTCCAGTGGTATTCCGCGTAGGGAAATTTTCCTGACCACCAAAATCTGGCACGACCAGCTGCACGCCAGTGACCTGATCAACAGCCTCCGTGACAGTCTCGCACGGCTCAAGACCGACCATGTGGATCTGGCGCTGATCCACTGGCCATCGCCCGATGACGAAGTGCCCATGAAGGAGTATCTGGGTGCCTTGAGGGATGCCCAGCGCGAGGGCCTGGCAGAGCACATCGGCATTTCCAACTTCACTTGCGCTCAGATGGATGAGGCGAAAGAGATTCTGGGCGACACGCCCATTTTCACCAATCAGGTCGAAGTGCACCCCTTCCTGGCGAACCGAAAGGTTGTGGAGCATGCGCAGAAGCTTGGCATAACCGTAACCGGCTATATGCCGCTGGCAGTCGGTAAAGTGATGGAGGACGAAACACTGCAGCGCATTGCCGCTGAGCGAAACCTGACGCCGGCCCAGGTGGCTATTGCCTGGGTGGCATCGAGAGGCGTTGTGCCGATCCCCTCCTCAACACGGCCCGGCCACCAGAAGGCTAACCTGGAGGCGCTGGTCATTGAGTTGAGCAAGGAAGAAATCCGCGCGATTGATGAGCTGGACCGCAACGAACGCATCGCTAATCCGGGCTTTGCGCCGGCCTGGGACTGA
- a CDS encoding glutathione S-transferase N-terminal domain-containing protein: MLNMLSHNVHVLGSVATSSLTAWRGCLVVKNVPQPEKPIVLYDMEGCPYCRRVREALTALNLDVEIRPCPKGGSVFRAQAEALGGRQQFPLLADQNTGTVMYESEEIIEYLFRQYAGRSVPSYYRGRVWQPVLGSVASVTSAMRGLRVSQGKRPEQPLHLWSFEGSPFSRLVRERLCELEIPYTLHNLGKEHWTEIGPAKQRIKPGPYTPIPGGKRDAFFQVHKRVQVPYLEDPNTGEGLFESARILKYLDAHYGN, from the coding sequence ATGTTGAATATGCTTTCTCATAACGTCCACGTGCTGGGCTCGGTCGCCACATCGTCGCTCACGGCCTGGCGCGGTTGCCTGGTGGTAAAAAATGTTCCCCAGCCGGAAAAGCCGATCGTGCTCTATGACATGGAGGGCTGTCCGTACTGCCGTCGTGTTCGTGAAGCCCTGACTGCCCTTAATCTGGATGTGGAAATCCGGCCCTGTCCGAAGGGCGGGTCGGTTTTCCGGGCCCAGGCGGAGGCGCTGGGAGGCCGGCAACAGTTCCCTTTGCTGGCGGACCAGAACACGGGCACGGTCATGTACGAATCCGAGGAGATCATCGAGTATCTGTTCCGGCAATATGCCGGCCGGTCGGTACCGTCCTACTATCGTGGTAGGGTCTGGCAGCCGGTCCTGGGCTCTGTAGCCTCGGTAACCAGCGCCATGCGGGGGCTGAGGGTCAGCCAGGGCAAGCGGCCGGAGCAGCCGTTGCATCTCTGGAGTTTCGAGGGCAGCCCGTTTTCACGGCTGGTGCGTGAGCGGCTGTGTGAGCTGGAAATTCCGTATACCTTGCACAACCTGGGCAAGGAGCACTGGACAGAGATCGGGCCAGCGAAGCAGCGCATCAAGCCGGGGCCTTATACGCCGATTCCCGGAGGCAAGCGGGATGCGTTTTTCCAGGTGCATAAGCGGGTTCAGGTGCCCTATCTTGAAGATCCCAACACCGGGGAAGGGCTGTTCGAGTCTGCCCGTATTCTGAAATATCTTGACGCTCACTACGGGAACTGA
- a CDS encoding DUF6279 family lipoprotein encodes MDTAKDRAPGFFKPFVLILVLAFALVGCSSTKLAYRYADWGIVWWVEDYVTLTADQKQQLNSNIEQLRQWHCSAELPRYKAWLDELESDVSSNPPDKATVDYHQQQLFSFFPSLLEKATPVAVNLLSSLSDEQVQELADNMAQSQREMEDEFLADSPEATAEARAERTAERVERWLGDLNSEQRDIVRQWSANRGEQTQIWLQGRRNWQLALLELLENRNAPTFEAELEYLILNSEEVRGEAYKAMMAESRVAMASLTHDLILAGSEETLALLKNRAVELNNDFETLTCSPA; translated from the coding sequence ATGGATACTGCCAAAGACAGGGCACCCGGCTTTTTCAAACCGTTTGTCCTCATTCTGGTACTGGCGTTTGCTCTGGTTGGCTGCAGTTCAACCAAGCTCGCTTATCGATACGCGGACTGGGGCATCGTGTGGTGGGTAGAAGACTACGTGACACTGACGGCCGACCAGAAACAGCAGCTCAACAGCAATATTGAGCAACTGCGCCAATGGCATTGCAGCGCCGAACTGCCGCGCTACAAGGCCTGGCTGGATGAACTCGAATCTGATGTTTCCAGCAACCCACCCGACAAGGCCACCGTCGACTACCATCAACAACAGCTTTTCAGTTTCTTCCCGAGTCTTCTGGAAAAGGCAACGCCTGTCGCGGTAAACCTTCTCTCAAGCCTGAGCGATGAACAGGTTCAGGAGTTGGCGGACAACATGGCGCAAAGCCAGAGGGAAATGGAGGACGAATTCCTGGCCGATTCCCCGGAGGCGACAGCAGAAGCACGTGCAGAGAGAACCGCAGAGCGGGTTGAGCGATGGCTCGGGGACCTGAACAGCGAGCAGCGCGACATTGTGCGGCAATGGTCCGCCAATCGGGGCGAGCAGACTCAAATCTGGCTGCAGGGTCGAAGGAACTGGCAATTGGCCTTGCTGGAACTGCTGGAAAACAGAAACGCGCCGACGTTCGAGGCTGAGCTGGAATACCTGATTCTGAATTCCGAGGAAGTACGGGGCGAGGCTTACAAAGCCATGATGGCGGAGAGCCGCGTTGCCATGGCCTCCCTGACGCATGATCTGATCCTTGCCGGTAGCGAAGAGACGCTTGCCCTCCTGAAGAACAGAGCCGTGGAGCTCAACAATGATTTTGAAACGCTGACCTGTTCGCCGGCCTGA
- the dacB gene encoding D-alanyl-D-alanine carboxypeptidase/D-alanyl-D-alanine-endopeptidase, translating to MASLVALSVTAGPSVAAADGEDAGFSGTRLWSNQLKDYALQSLHNENAMSMAAIPLNGPGINQYINADALMSPGSIMKLVTTFAALEVLGPNHHWDTDFLTDGVMVGDTLEGNLYVRFGGDPKLTIERLWTTLGELRSMGITRIEGDLILDGSYFQVDAGFPAFEDNGDNPHAPFLVEPSAYLTNLNLMHFQVRADERGTQAWSTPSLGEVVIDNRVVATAEGPCPSRRNFEWEPIVHEDHRVTVRVTGELPQGCRTTSYLSLLPHEQYSASLIRSLLADLGVVVSGGDLNGVTPEDARLVMKTTSPDLVTMVRDINKWSSNVMARQLLLTIGAENRLEDENDDRVAGIRVLYDWLEGKGINTAGMVIDNGAGLTRHGRITARQGAQILEHAWNSAYSADLMASMPIIAMDGTMARRLRNTGMDGEGRIKTGYLENVRSIAGFTRDSNNTTWAVVGMVNNDPAWNGQAVLDRILYSLHFRPPTGTAISHAASGTSETSIQ from the coding sequence ATGGCATCGCTTGTGGCCCTGTCTGTCACGGCTGGCCCATCCGTTGCCGCCGCAGATGGCGAGGACGCGGGATTTTCCGGCACTCGCCTCTGGTCCAATCAGTTGAAGGATTACGCCCTCCAGTCCCTTCATAACGAAAATGCCATGAGCATGGCCGCCATTCCGCTGAATGGGCCCGGCATTAATCAATACATCAATGCCGATGCGCTGATGAGCCCCGGTTCCATCATGAAGCTGGTGACAACTTTTGCAGCGCTCGAGGTTCTCGGCCCCAACCACCATTGGGATACGGATTTCCTGACCGATGGTGTCATGGTCGGCGACACCCTTGAGGGTAATCTCTACGTCCGCTTCGGGGGCGATCCCAAGCTCACTATTGAACGCCTCTGGACCACATTGGGCGAGCTGCGCAGCATGGGCATTACCAGAATCGAGGGAGACCTGATCCTTGATGGTTCCTACTTTCAGGTGGACGCTGGTTTTCCTGCGTTTGAGGACAACGGCGACAACCCCCACGCACCGTTCCTGGTAGAACCTTCCGCCTATCTGACCAACCTGAACCTGATGCACTTCCAGGTTCGCGCCGACGAGCGTGGCACCCAGGCCTGGAGCACGCCTTCCCTGGGCGAAGTCGTCATCGATAACCGCGTGGTTGCAACCGCCGAAGGCCCTTGTCCGTCGCGAAGAAACTTCGAATGGGAACCCATTGTTCATGAAGACCACCGAGTGACCGTTCGGGTAACCGGTGAGCTTCCTCAGGGCTGCCGAACCACCAGCTACCTGTCGCTGCTGCCCCATGAGCAGTACAGCGCCTCGCTGATTCGTTCGTTGCTGGCTGACCTTGGCGTCGTGGTTTCGGGCGGAGACCTCAATGGCGTTACACCGGAAGACGCACGGCTGGTCATGAAAACCACCTCGCCGGATCTGGTTACCATGGTGAGGGATATCAACAAGTGGAGCAGCAACGTGATGGCGCGCCAACTGCTGCTCACCATTGGCGCCGAGAACCGCCTGGAAGACGAGAACGATGACCGAGTTGCCGGCATAAGGGTGCTCTACGACTGGCTCGAAGGCAAAGGCATTAACACGGCGGGCATGGTGATCGACAACGGCGCCGGTCTCACCCGACACGGGCGGATCACCGCGCGCCAGGGCGCTCAGATACTGGAACACGCCTGGAACAGCGCCTACTCGGCAGACCTCATGGCCTCAATGCCTATCATCGCGATGGATGGCACCATGGCACGCCGCCTGCGCAATACCGGCATGGATGGCGAGGGTCGCATCAAGACCGGTTACCTGGAAAATGTGAGATCGATCGCCGGATTCACCCGCGATTCCAATAACACCACCTGGGCCGTGGTGGGGATGGTCAATAACGATCCTGCCTGGAACGGCCAGGCCGTGCTGGACCGGATTCTGTATTCACTGCATTTCCGGCCGCCGACAGGGACCGCCATTTCTCATGCAGCTTCCGGCACTTCTGAGACCAGCATCCAATAA
- a CDS encoding DUF4397 domain-containing protein: protein MQVRTIKILVINLDKWGIETMNTKYALPMVLAGSVMLSGCWLDDDDDPATTSVRVLHASSDAPAVNVRVNGDVVVPGADYKQAAVLTPGAGLADIAVDGLLPGGETATVISADGVSLRADTNYDVIAVGKVGDETIEPLILTDDGARDDANSARLRVAHLSPEAETVAAGPVDVYVTAFGDPLPAEATFSFSFKESVGPLELPASDDYQIRVTAAGSTGVVYDSGQIGLPAGSDLLVGAVDNTVFGSSPVSLLVLNGAEVSELLDIGTGAGIRAVHNSSAPTPNVDIYLNEEPDGSPAATDLAFGETVPGAPSTGEYVPLDAGDNRVAVTATGVTASTAIDATLNFANGDLNTVVAAGVLAEGLDALVFADNNRRIATEAKLRVIHGAVEAPTVDVFLIPTDAGGAENTLIGNSMPALDDFNYAESSGYLGVAEGSYVVFITSADGATVLYKSPSLNLEVGGVYTAIARLNEGPESVATVTLMDDFVPVIE from the coding sequence GTGCAGGTTCGAACCATCAAAATCCTGGTAATCAACCTCGACAAGTGGGGAATAGAAACAATGAATACAAAATATGCTTTACCGATGGTTTTGGCGGGTAGCGTTATGCTATCCGGGTGTTGGCTTGATGACGATGATGATCCGGCAACCACCAGTGTTCGGGTCCTGCATGCGTCGTCTGATGCACCTGCGGTGAATGTCCGGGTGAACGGTGATGTTGTCGTTCCCGGCGCTGATTACAAGCAGGCTGCCGTCCTCACTCCGGGTGCCGGTCTTGCCGACATCGCGGTCGATGGATTGCTGCCGGGCGGTGAGACCGCGACCGTAATTTCCGCTGATGGAGTGTCGCTCCGTGCGGATACCAACTATGACGTGATCGCAGTTGGCAAAGTTGGTGACGAGACCATCGAGCCGCTGATCTTGACGGACGATGGCGCCCGTGATGATGCCAACAGCGCACGTCTGAGGGTTGCCCATCTTTCGCCCGAGGCCGAGACCGTTGCCGCTGGTCCAGTGGATGTATATGTGACTGCATTTGGGGATCCGCTCCCTGCTGAAGCTACCTTCAGCTTCTCCTTTAAAGAAAGTGTTGGCCCACTGGAGCTGCCTGCATCGGACGATTATCAGATCCGGGTTACCGCTGCAGGATCTACCGGAGTTGTATACGACAGCGGACAGATTGGGTTGCCGGCGGGTTCTGACCTTCTGGTAGGCGCTGTTGACAATACGGTCTTCGGAAGTTCACCTGTGAGTCTTTTGGTTCTGAACGGCGCTGAGGTATCCGAACTTCTCGATATTGGAACGGGAGCTGGTATCCGCGCAGTTCATAATTCATCCGCTCCCACTCCGAATGTCGACATTTATCTCAACGAAGAGCCCGATGGATCGCCTGCGGCCACTGATCTAGCATTTGGTGAGACAGTGCCTGGTGCGCCATCAACAGGCGAGTACGTTCCCCTTGATGCCGGCGACAACCGTGTTGCAGTCACAGCTACAGGAGTGACTGCTTCGACTGCTATCGATGCAACTTTGAATTTTGCGAACGGCGATTTAAACACCGTTGTTGCCGCAGGTGTACTTGCGGAGGGGCTTGATGCTTTGGTTTTTGCTGACAACAATCGTCGAATTGCCACAGAAGCAAAACTGAGGGTTATACATGGAGCGGTTGAAGCGCCCACAGTCGATGTGTTCCTTATTCCGACGGACGCTGGGGGTGCCGAGAACACGCTCATAGGTAATTCCATGCCTGCTCTGGACGACTTCAATTATGCTGAGTCATCCGGTTACCTTGGCGTTGCCGAGGGGAGCTATGTTGTCTTTATAACTTCGGCGGATGGCGCTACCGTGCTTTACAAATCCCCAAGTCTCAATCTGGAAGTTGGCGGTGTCTACACTGCCATAGCTCGGTTGAATGAAGGGCCCGAAAGCGTCGCCACGGTAACGCTCATGGACGATTTTGTTCCAGTTATAGAGTAG
- a CDS encoding DUF2798 domain-containing protein, whose amino-acid sequence MSKMRLSRLRQLIFGFYMSGIMSLLMSGVITFINTGIDGEFHYRWGPAFLVAWAVAFPLVTFIAPLAGKMTEFTMRRFD is encoded by the coding sequence ATGAGCAAAATGAGACTTTCACGTCTACGCCAGCTGATTTTTGGCTTTTACATGTCCGGAATTATGTCGCTGCTGATGTCCGGGGTGATCACCTTCATCAACACGGGCATCGACGGCGAGTTCCACTACCGGTGGGGGCCGGCTTTTCTCGTTGCCTGGGCCGTCGCTTTTCCTCTGGTGACGTTCATCGCGCCGCTTGCCGGGAAGATGACTGAGTTCACCATGCGCAGATTTGACTGA